The DNA sequence TCCAAGCGTTGAGACTTCGCCATTCTCCGTTACACCTTGAAAACCTGCGACAACAATAATTTTGCCCGCTTTGAGCTCTTCTTTCATATCGGTTGTATCAATATGCTCAATGCGAGCTTTCGTATGAACATTATCGGTGACAATACCCGCACGACGTCCACTCATAGAAACAGCAGCATACCCCTGCGCTTCAAGCGCAATGGCTAAAAGCGCACTGGTCACACGCTCGCCTGAACTTAACAACATATCCACTTCGCGGTTATTGGGCGTTTTGCTAAAATGGGCTGCAAAATCTAAAAGTTTATTGGTCTCTCCACTCATCGCTGAAACAACGACAACAAGATCGTGTCCCTCTTTTTTGCTCTCAATGACTCTCTTGGCAACGGCTTCAATGCGCTCAACATTGCCAACACTCGTTCCTCCGTATTTTTGAACGATCAACATCTTAAAGGTACCCTTCTTTTTTGAAATATTCTAACACCTGCTTATACACTGGGCGCTTGAAATAGGTAATAAACTCAAACACCTCTTCTAAACTGACAAATTTAAAATCGCAAAACTCTGGTTCTTTCGTTGCAAGATTGATCTTCGCATCTTTTTTAAGTCTTACTAAAAAATATTTTTGGCTCTGTCCATCAAAAGGGTACATCTTCTGAGCGATTTTTTGAGGAAAGTCATATTGCAACCATTCAGGATACTCTGCTATAATCTCAACATCACCCGTACCAATCTCTTCTTCAAGTTCACGGTAAAGCGCCTCTCTTGGAGTTTCACCTTCATCAATTCCGCCTTGAGGAAATTGCCATACATCCACAATATCAGAACGACTGGCAATAAAAAGTTGGCATTGAAAAGGGTACTTAGCAGAGACAATCACGGCAGCAACATTGGGTCTGTATCGTTTTGGTGATTCCATAATTGCGCATTACCTCTATATTTTTGTTAAAATAGTATCTAAAAAGTCATTAAACTTGCTTGATACAAGGAAATAA is a window from the Sulfurospirillum oryzae genome containing:
- a CDS encoding RNA pyrophosphohydrolase translates to MESPKRYRPNVAAVIVSAKYPFQCQLFIASRSDIVDVWQFPQGGIDEGETPREALYRELEEEIGTGDVEIIAEYPEWLQYDFPQKIAQKMYPFDGQSQKYFLVRLKKDAKINLATKEPEFCDFKFVSLEEVFEFITYFKRPVYKQVLEYFKKEGYL